The genomic stretch TCTGAAAGACAAGCTGCTGATGATGAGCCATAAGGCCGAGCAGATGATTTCGGACTCGATCCGTTCCCTCGTGGACCGGCGTCCCAGCCTGGCCGAGGAAGTCATCGCCCGCGATGACGAAATCGACAAGCTGGAAATCGAAATCGACAATCTCTGTTACGAGGTCCTCGCGCTCGAACAGCCCGTGGCACGGGATCTGCGCTTTATCGCCACCGCTTTGAAGATCGTTAAAGACATCGAGCGGATCGGCGATATCGCGGTCAACATTGGCGAACGCGCGATGGAACTCATACAGGAGCCTGAACTCAAGCGGCTGGTGGACCTTCCGATCATGGCGGAGGCGGCCCAGAGGATTTTGAAAGAGAGCCTCGATGCGTTCGTGAATTCGGATGCCGAACTGGCTGAGAAAGTCATCATCAACGACAACGTAGTGGACGATCTTTACGAGCAGATTTTTCGAGAGCTCCTGACTTACATGCTTGAGGATCCACGGTCCATTTCACGCGCCATAAAACTGATTTTCATTGCAAAACATCTTGAGCGGGTCGGTGACCATTCGGCAAATATCGCGGAAATGGTCATTTTCCTTGTGAGAGGCCAGGATATCCGGCATGGAACGCGTCTTGATCGTGGACGATGACCCCGACATCCAACGTCTTGTCAGCTATAACCTCAGCCAGGCCGGCTTTCAGGTAACGGCTGCGTCGAGCGGGCGAACCGCGCTGGAAGCCGTCCAGCAGAATCCTCCGGATCTGATCATTCTCGACGTCATGATGCCCGACATCGACGGCATGGAGGTTTGCCGCACTCTCCGGCAGCGGGAAAATTCCCGCCGCATTCCCATCATCATGCTGACCGCCCGCGGCGACGAGATCGACCGCGTCGTCGGATTCGAACTTGGGGCCGACGATTACGTCATGAAACCGTTCAGCCCGCGCGAACTGGTGTTGCGCGTGAAGTCTATTTTCCGGCGCGTGGGAGATGGCCGGACGGAGACCTTGCGGGCCGGGACCATTCAGCTGCTTCCCCAACGCCGCCAGGTGCTCGTCGGCGATACGCCGGTCGTGCTCACCGCCAAGGAATTCGACCTTCTGTATGAATTGATGCGCGCCGGGGGCAATGTGCTGACGCGCGAATTCCTGATGGATAAGGTATGGGGGTATCACGGCGATGCGACTTCCCGAACGCTGGACACCCACGTCCGCCGGCTGCGCGAAAAACTCGGCGCTGAGGGTGATCTGGTCGAAACCGTGCGCAGCGTCGGTTACCGTCTGGCACAAGGGGCCGACGGCTAGCCTATGGCGTTCCGGCTTCATTCGCGTCTGGTAGCCTGGAACCTGCTCCTGGTACTTGTTCTTTCCTTTTTTCTCGCGTTCTTCCTGAGTTCCGCGCAGCTCGCGCTGGTCATCATCGTGGCCGTCAGCCTCACTTTCACGTTCGGTTACGGCGTGCGCATCATCGTCGCCCGGCCGTTGCGCAGGATTTCAGTCGTTTCCCGAAAACTGGCTGCAGGCCATCTGGATCAGCGGCTGCCTATAACCGGAGACGAGGAAATTGCGGCGCTCGGAACATCGCTCAATACGATGGCGCAGACGCTGAGCGGGAAAATTCAGGCGCTGTCGGACGGGAAACAACAGCTCGAGCTGATTCTGGAGGCGATGGAGCAGGGCGTGATGGTGCTCGATCGGGAGGCCAGGATCACCCTGACC from Terriglobia bacterium encodes the following:
- the phoU gene encoding phosphate signaling complex protein PhoU, which translates into the protein MPDREHTSKHYEQQLRILKDKLLMMSHKAEQMISDSIRSLVDRRPSLAEEVIARDDEIDKLEIEIDNLCYEVLALEQPVARDLRFIATALKIVKDIERIGDIAVNIGERAMELIQEPELKRLVDLPIMAEAAQRILKESLDAFVNSDAELAEKVIINDNVVDDLYEQIFRELLTYMLEDPRSISRAIKLIFIAKHLERVGDHSANIAEMVIFLVRGQDIRHGTRLDRGR
- a CDS encoding response regulator transcription factor, with the protein product MERVLIVDDDPDIQRLVSYNLSQAGFQVTAASSGRTALEAVQQNPPDLIILDVMMPDIDGMEVCRTLRQRENSRRIPIIMLTARGDEIDRVVGFELGADDYVMKPFSPRELVLRVKSIFRRVGDGRTETLRAGTIQLLPQRRQVLVGDTPVVLTAKEFDLLYELMRAGGNVLTREFLMDKVWGYHGDATSRTLDTHVRRLREKLGAEGDLVETVRSVGYRLAQGADG